One Pararge aegeria chromosome 1, ilParAegt1.1, whole genome shotgun sequence genomic region harbors:
- the LOC120637557 gene encoding mediator of RNA polymerase II transcription subunit 20 isoform X1 codes for MGVTILQHYPVPENKTGTYVIDLLTKRLLALGATQQGQFLVDCESYLSLPQMGPTKTVHVLHNSEQPASVFSILESGSKNIHVVADSLFDLLMMKLSNIYTSKKQTKMESKGTRLELGDFCVKLGSVTMNQSFKGVLVEVEYRPCVMANAVWGLLREFLQGLLGPSVPVQPPQHFLSRMNEVEYRPCVMANAVGGLLREFLQGLLGPSVPVQPPQHFLGIMNEIYTPVDTIYQYLEHFSAFRKTTGLRSAV; via the exons atgggtGTCACgat TTTACAGCATTATCCAGTCCCTGAGAATAAAACGGGAACTTATGTGATTGATTTGCTCACTAAGCGTTTACTGGCACTAGGGGCCACCCAACAGGGACAATTTCTAGTTGATTGTGAGAGCTACCTCTCGCTTCCTCAAATGG GTCCAACCAAAACAGTGCACGTCTTACACAACTCGGAACAACCTGCATCAGTTTTCTCAATACTAGAGAGTGGTTCAAAGAACATCCATGTGGTAGCAGACAGTTTGTTTGACCTGCTGATGATGAAGCTAAGCAACATTTACACATCCAAGAAGCAGACTAAGATGGAGAGTAAGGGAACCAGACTGGAGCTGGGAGACTTCTGTGTGAAGCTTGGCTCTGTTACAATGAACCAGAGTTTTAAGGGAGTGCTGGTTGAG GTTGAGTATCGACCTTGTGTTATGGCGAATGCAGTATGGGGTCTTCTCCGTGAATTCCTTCAGGGTTTGTTAGGACCCTCTGTGCCCGTACAGCCTCCGCAGCACTTCCTGAGCAGAATGAATGAG GTTGAATATCGACCTTGCGTAATGGCGAACGCAGTGGGGGGTCTCCTGCGGGAATTCCTCCAGGGTCTGCTGGGGCCCTCGGTGCCTGTACAACCTCCGCAGCACTTCCTGGGTATAATGAACGAGATCTACACGCCCGTTGACACCATATACCAATACCTAGAACACTTCAGTGCTTTTAGGAAAACAACAGGACTTAGAAGTGCGGTTTAA
- the LOC120637557 gene encoding mediator of RNA polymerase II transcription subunit 20 isoform X2 has product MGVTILQHYPVPENKTGTYVIDLLTKRLLALGATQQGQFLVDCESYLSLPQMGPTKTVHVLHNSEQPASVFSILESGSKNIHVVADSLFDLLMMKLSNIYTSKKQTKMESKGTRLELGDFCVKLGSVTMNQSFKGVLVEVEYRPCVMANAVGGLLREFLQGLLGPSVPVQPPQHFLGIMNEIYTPVDTIYQYLEHFSAFRKTTGLRSAV; this is encoded by the exons atgggtGTCACgat TTTACAGCATTATCCAGTCCCTGAGAATAAAACGGGAACTTATGTGATTGATTTGCTCACTAAGCGTTTACTGGCACTAGGGGCCACCCAACAGGGACAATTTCTAGTTGATTGTGAGAGCTACCTCTCGCTTCCTCAAATGG GTCCAACCAAAACAGTGCACGTCTTACACAACTCGGAACAACCTGCATCAGTTTTCTCAATACTAGAGAGTGGTTCAAAGAACATCCATGTGGTAGCAGACAGTTTGTTTGACCTGCTGATGATGAAGCTAAGCAACATTTACACATCCAAGAAGCAGACTAAGATGGAGAGTAAGGGAACCAGACTGGAGCTGGGAGACTTCTGTGTGAAGCTTGGCTCTGTTACAATGAACCAGAGTTTTAAGGGAGTGCTGGTTGAG GTTGAATATCGACCTTGCGTAATGGCGAACGCAGTGGGGGGTCTCCTGCGGGAATTCCTCCAGGGTCTGCTGGGGCCCTCGGTGCCTGTACAACCTCCGCAGCACTTCCTGGGTATAATGAACGAGATCTACACGCCCGTTGACACCATATACCAATACCTAGAACACTTCAGTGCTTTTAGGAAAACAACAGGACTTAGAAGTGCGGTTTAA